The DNA region GCATAGCATGaacttaagtaaagtacaagtacccgCAATTTGTTCTTAAGTACATTAGTTAAGTAAATGTATGGGTTAAGTTCCACCACTATTGGTCAccatgttaataaaataatgaaacttcctgtaaatacacatatatatgtatatatttttcttcccATTTATAGGCTAAATGTGAGAAAACGAATGCAGTAACACTCAGCATGATCACCCGTCGTCCCACCCCTCCGATCCAGCCCCCTCCTGTGGTCACTACTAGCGGTATGCAGTCCACTTCTCTACTGTTAGGAGATTTAATCTAATGATAAAATACTGTTGAAATTGTTGAAATTTTGGCAATAATTAATAtatgtgtaaaataataaaataaataaatttacaGTAAACTTAAAGTCCATGTGGTTCAGAAAAGACAAGATGTTTGCTAGTAAAGCAAAACTTTTCGAATGCAGTTAAGTAATGGGAATATTGGTACCACTTCCTAATAAGGCACCCTTTATACAGGGTGTCTCAGTTTTAATTAATGGCTTTGTTTATGGTTGATAAATGATTTACTTATTCTTTATAGATTAGTTAGAAAACATTAATGAGAACCAATTTTggctgattaattgattaataacgTCGCTTTTAGTGAGCAACCAGTTTTTGACATCCTGGCAATCCAAAAGTTCTCCTAACTAATGTCAAATAACTAATCTATAAAACATTACTAAATGATTTACTAAACATCAATGCCATTAGTTACACTTTGTAAAGGGTGACTTATTAGAAAATGGTACCAGAATATTAATAACCACAGATAATGTCAGTGTTACTAAAAGTAAAACTGTCTATTTAAAAGTTCCTTTGATAATACTGCTTTCCACTGAACTCTCCAGGTGAAATGAGGACTTTGCAGACACTCAACGCTCAGCAGAAAGCTTTGATAAACCTCATCGGTGCAAACTTCACCCAGACGGTTCAGTACCTAAGCCAGGAGAGAGACAACGCCCTCAAAGACCGAGACACACACCACCAGGATGCCATCACCCTGCGCAGGGAGAACACCATGCTGAAGGAGCAGCTCACCACCTACACCAGGTACTGTTTCTCCtttggctctgtgtgtgtatcagaaaatataaatactaatCACattcaagtttttgttttaaattgtttttttatcaggaaGTGCAAAGAGGACTTTGCTCACTCTTTGGACGGGATCAAAACAGTGACCAGCGATTTCCTGAACAAGATCAACAACCTGTTTCCCCACCAGCTGACCTTTCACCTCACCTGTGACAGCCAGCAGGAGCAGATGGAGAAGATCAGAAACAGCTGCACAAACCTGTCCAGAGACGTGGAAAATAAGTTCCAGCTGTATCTAGACAACGTGGGAAACAAGGTGTGTGCAACATATTAAGTGATTCTACCTGTGTGTTGATTTGATGTTAGTATTTAAATGAGAGGGAGTAAGCAGTGAAATagctttgtttttacattaatagGATTTATCTATACATCAACTTATATGCAGTGGTGGAAGACATACTCAGATCCTCTACTAATAGAAATCCACATTCAAAATCCTTTTTAGGTAAAAGCACAAAACTATATAGAGAGAGATTTATATAAATTGTCCCTGAGGGCCAATTTTCACAGCTagtaaaacacagaaagatACAGATCTATACAACATTACATAATCAGCAAAATCTACTTAAATTATCAAAAGTAAGACTACTTGTTCTGCAGAACAATGGCAACTACGGGTCTGGTCCATCGAAAGGATCTCAAGATAAATCTAAGGGGGTCATGAAATGATTAATGAGGTAGGACAGACAACAAAAACTTTTGCttcacacatttgtatttttgacttttctctTATAGTTgcctatttttttaatattggaTATTTTCACCTCTTCAGGCCTCGAAAAGTAATTTTAATGAAACCATCTGATCAGTTTAGTGGGGAAATTTTGAAAGGGTGGAAACCATTGTTATAATCTCACACAATACACTGTATTTTATAAACCTAtccttttttatgtaaaatcttaatttgaaaagtaaatAGTGACTGATGATGTCaattaaatgtagtggagtaaaaagtacaaaaattccctcctaaatgttgtgcagtagaagtataaagtcgCATAAAAAGGAATTACTCAATTTAAATAccacaaaaagtaacaaattgAATAGGAAACCCAGTTTCTCAAGTTCATCATTCCTAGTAAAACTCCagttaaagagacagatgtCCCCTGAGGGGACCTCAGTGTCAAAGCAAAAAAGTGAAAGCGTTTGTCTCTGCTGATACAGCAGCACAGTGCAGGACAACAAGAACATACCTCAAGCAAGTAGCTTTTAAAGAAATCAGCACTTCTACATGAActgattattttaacttttgtctttttcttttgtcagaagACCGGTGGTAATTgcaaacttttgtttttcacctttttgCCATTTTGTGCCTTTGTAGGCACAATTCTAAACCAGTTTAAttctattcattatttatttgaatgggATAAGTACTTACCATGGACCAACATTACACACCAAAGCATCTATAGCTAGTTTACAgtcaaagtcatagtaaagtacatcaagaaaagtcatgaaaagccatagtaaagtatgttaaaaaaatttATATAATGGTATGTTTTAGAATAGTAtgcttttaaaaagtcataaaaaagccatagcatagtatgtaaaaaaaagtctgaataaaTCCATAGtctagtatgtcgaaaaaagtagcaAAATAGTCAAAGGTTACTTTCTccaaaatattcataaaaaagccatgtATAGTGTGTcggaaaaagacataaaaagccACAGTAcagtatgctgaaaaaagtcacagtttggtgtattttaaaaagtcgGTAAAAACTAAAGTATAGTATAGCGGGAAAAAAATTATTGTATAGAATGTTTAAAAGTCATgcttaatatataaaacaagtctaaaagtatagcatgtcgaaaaaagtcatattgttGTTTCAAAAAGTCAGTGTAGCATGTCTGAAAATGTAATGAGAAAGCCATGGTTTAGTGTGTCAAATAGtaatagtatactatgtcgaaaataatattgtataatatgcCTTAAAGAGTCATActttaaggaaacaaaaaagtctagcagtatagaatgtcgaaaaaagtcacaaaatagtCAGTGTACTATGTCccaaaaaatcacagtatagcatTCATTGAACAGTCTAAAAGAAATCACCAAAAGtttcacagtatagtatgtaggaaaaaaaagtaacaaaaaaattgtcataaaaaagccatggtatagtatgtcgcaaaaagtcatccaaaaaagtcatagtattgtaagtCAGGaaaatagtattgtatgttgaaaaagaaatagTCAACGTAAAATATGTCCTATAAAGTTatactaaatgtgtatttaaaaagtcatagtaaagcaggtttgaaaagtcataaaatggtttatcaaaaagtcatagtaaagtatgctgaaaaaagtcatctaAAAaccagagtatagtatgtcgataaaagtcacaaaataagaagagttttatgtaaaaaaaacaacatatattatattggataaagaaaaatgtattgtattgtatgtaaaaaaaaaagtcaatagtatagtatgtctaaaaatgtaaagtcacaaaaaagtcaaagtgcaTTACATCCAAAATAAACCAGATTATattatgttggaaaaagtcatagtataatttGTCGGTATAAATCAAAAGTATGATTTAtagaaaagtcacaaaatagtCGTTGTGTTCTATGTCccaaaataatcataaaaaagtcatattatagtatgtcggaaaaagtcatagtataatgtgtaaaaaaaaatccaaaattaGTCATAATGTACTATGtccaaaaacatcacaaaatagTCAGTGTACTATGTAATAAGTTTTATACATTGTTAATTTTTATACCTAATATACTTCTGCCATTGCATAGAACTGTTACCGTTAAGTGTGCTAACTCATTCCATGTTTATAGTCACTGCACAGTGCTAAGTGCCATATTCTTTTGCCATATTCTACTCTCAATCTATTTCTATGGTTGGAACATTATTAGCGTTCATTTGCGTCACAGCATTTCAATGGCTTATTTAGAGCAACATAAACCTAAGTCCCTCAGGGAGACATTCAGTGTAAATTTCATTCCTGTACTCCACTGTGACGTTGAGGAAAATGTGTACATTAAGAAACACTCACAATGAAAGATAAAGATAgacacacagcaaacaaaaacaatttcaatTATGTTAAAGGTGCATTTGGTGCAGTCGAGTATGACACATTTTTCAACCACAGCCCATCATATACGACTGCCTTTCTGCTGCAGAGTTTATATCAAAGTATTATATCACATTTATTGAgcaaaaaaattattttcttcttccagGTGTCCGAGATCCAAGCAAAGTCCAGTCGTCTGGAGGTGCAAAACTCATATTCTACTACTGAACTGCAGCAGTGTGAGCGCAAACACAGTGAGACGGTCGTAGAGGCAGCCAAGCAACTACAGCTCAAGCAAAAGACTCATGACGACCAGGTAGATTATATTTGTGCataggtgtatgtgtgtgtttgaaatggaaacaaTCGGGGATTCAGGGAACAAGCTAACTTCCTCAGTTATTGGTTATGAAAAAGTGACTGccattgtaaaatgaaaactcTTCTCCTATTTTAACAGGAACCTACAGTATCATTAAAGACATAAGGGtatacgttttcttttttttctttacattgtttccatttaaaataaaacatgcatattttgTTCAGGTGGAGAAATTACTGATTGAGCAGAACCGGCTGAGAGAACAGAAGAAGCTGCAGGAAGACAGTTTGGCCCTGAGAGACAAAGAGCTTCAGACCCTCCAGCAAATGCTCTCTGCTCAGCCCAATTccaaggtaaaataaaaacagaggttCAGCTATTTGCTCTGTACAGACATATGAATGGAAATAGGTGAAGGCAGCGCCCACAAATGATTTCAAACCTCCATTCATTAATTTACAATATTCATTTTTCGGCTTATGTAAAGCATGATTTAAGCTGCTCCTAAAAAAGGTTCTGGCTAAATGTCTTGTATTTGGTTTGAGTGTTTGCACCGTAGTGCCTTTAGATAAGATGTACTTCACTGATTACATGAACAGCAGTGCAGAGGTTAGGTGGTGCTTGACGACTCAGCAGAAAAGAGGACTCtaagggcagcagcagcaggaaggatgGACAGGCAAGataacaaaggaaaaacattttttaagcagTCATAAGTTCACTAAACTCCCTGTTTCACACCCCACTGTAATTAGTGTGCAGCGTAGGTGTCCATGCCCACTCGTAAAAACTGCATATATGTCGAACctgtgtttataatgttaaataataatgaaataatttcatttgttttccagtcCGGTGTTACTAAAGCTTCCAGCCTACAGGCCTCTATTGGAGCACTTGGCATCAGTAAAACTCCAACGGTAAACCTTATATTGGAATAAATCAATGTAAAAGAGCATATACTATTTATATGAAGTTTAAATACTGTACagtaagtgtagtatgttgtaTTTTGTCGACTGTCCAGAGCATGTGATTTTTTAGGCCTAAAGAGAAGATGATTACccacattttaatcttttatcatAGTTCTATGGTGGTTTTTATGTGAACCGGTGCTGAAACAAGACCTCGTTGCTGTCATTGGTATTTGATTAAACTTTTCAATGTTCTGTCTTTCAGGTGAGATGAAATGAACCAGAAGAGAAATAACTGAAGGGACCCATCATGCACCAAAGTGAtgaaacattgaaacattttaagaagGACATGTATATATTCCTGATTCAACACAACTTGTAAATACTCTAAGTTCACATTAATGACATCTTAActgtgcatgcttttttttttttttttttttttttttttttagctctacGTTGAATATTagattaatttgtgttttacttgTACTGGTTGATAGTTACAATTCACTGTGAATAGCTTTGGTAACTTACAAGGTAAATGTACAAATCTCCATGACACTGGTGTAAATATTTTCTATTGTGTGTCACTCATGTGGTTTCTGCTGTTAGGAAAaacttttatttagaaataaaataaaatgaacctAATCTGACTCACTCTTGAACTGTATTGTCCTTAGTCTTGATTGTCTCGgtctttaaaaatacaacaaagatGCAGGACTTTGGGCTGCAGCTGCTCACTTGTCTGCTATAAACAGAGCACTTAAAATAGCGACATTTATATTTCCTAGTGGTTCACAAATGTTTGAATTTCTACCGCAGCCTGATTTACAATACATACAACGACCAAGTCATTAACATTTCTCCAGTCGTTAGCAGTCCTAAAAACTGTATTTCAGAAATCAATAGGAAGACATTTGGGAAAACATTTGGCATGAATTAGTCTGGAAGtactagttttttttatgagttCAGTACAGTGGCTATTAAATGAACTGTTCTCAGGCTTTActacttcctttttcttttcataagcACAAGCCGGTGAGCATATGCAGTGCTGCAGCTGGaaacagctgtgttttctttgaaccgttttatgattattatattttcttagtacacacacacacacatgtacctATGACTTTTTACAGACTGTTCTGTTCCCTATCAATTAATTTGAATGTTTAATTTGCTACACTTTAAAATTTGAATTCTCTGGTATGTCGGGATACATTGGaagcattcatattttttatatacctTGGAAGTTAACCGTTTATTAAACTGCGTAAATCAGCGTTTGAAAAACACAATCTAAATTTTCAAGCTTACATCTTACATGGACatattacataaaataattgAGAGTCCTGCTATGTTGTGTAAGAAATCCATGAGGATACACTCACAGGCTGTGTGCAGTGATGGATGTGAGTGTTACAGGTAAGACAGTCTGCCTCCTATCCTCAGGAAATCCTTTGTTTAACATGAAGTGTTTTCAATCCCATGTATAGACCTGAATGcattctgaaacacacacacacacacaccctgactTCTAGTCCAACGGCTACAGGGCGGAACTGGACTGTACTGGACCCGGCTACGTCAAACTTGCATCTCAGGGCAGGCATTAATCACAAATACAGGAAACTGACGGACAGAAAGCTAAAGGTATAAATATATAGACCGAAATGTATACAGAgcaccaaataataaaaactgtcaCTGTGATGAGCTATGCTTCTGGCCGAGAATATCTGGTTAGGTTAGTTATCAGCATTTAGTATATAATGCATTTCAAACATCACAGCTGTGATAAATATCCTACACAGACATTACTTCAAAGACGAACCAAGCTCCAAAATTTACTGCCACTAATTTGTACGACAGCATGTCCCGCTTTTAGCTAAAACTCCGCCTGTGTGGTAATTAATCAGTGTGAACATGAAAGAGGACGAAAAGGCTGACAGAGCAGCGCGGAAAGAAGAAAGGTCAGGTAGCAGAGACAAAGTGGAGGGACACAAAGGCAGCGAGACGGGGAGTAATGCTGGTGTACAGCAGGGCAACTATCGTCAGAGACTGGGAGGGAAGAAACCAACTTGGGAAGAAGGGTGAGGAGTTCAACAAGGAAACATAAATATTTGATCCAGGCCAGATTGACAAGGGAACAAAGGGCACAACGAGCATTGACTCCAAAAACTGTCCCTTTCCcacagagcaggagggaggCTGGTAAACTCAGATTTTCTCTACATACTATATGTGTATTACCAGCTTTATGGCCAGAGATGGgcttaaaatgtagttttattggAATAAATCAGAGCCCATTTGTGCTTGTACTCGATGTGAGAACAGCTACTGTGTAGCAAGAAATTATACCGAACCAATTCAATCTTTGTTAGTACAGGTACCTTAATACTTGAACATATGAAGTGCATAATGTGGTATAGTACAACATGAAAGTGTATGCAATGATGTGCCTTTACTAAAGccttacattcattttaataacagtTACAACCGGATGCGCCTTCAAAGATGTAATGACATAACTTAATGACGAGATAACATGAT from Anoplopoma fimbria isolate UVic2021 breed Golden Eagle Sablefish chromosome 8, Afim_UVic_2022, whole genome shotgun sequence includes:
- the plvapb gene encoding plasmalemma vesicle associated protein b, with product MYSSSYSRTKFGLEAREPLHKPKGKSCGYYMRLVFFFSSLIQSLIIISLVLFLIYGQPEKSAEEKRVEELELNFNRLSDINSQLRKEKGDLGAQLGVLTAEKAALEKELAKLKTDANKTEQIQKDKLAKCEKTNAVTLSMITRRPTPPIQPPPVVTTSGEMRTLQTLNAQQKALINLIGANFTQTVQYLSQERDNALKDRDTHHQDAITLRRENTMLKEQLTTYTRKCKEDFAHSLDGIKTVTSDFLNKINNLFPHQLTFHLTCDSQQEQMEKIRNSCTNLSRDVENKFQLYLDNVGNKVSEIQAKSSRLEVQNSYSTTELQQCERKHSETVVEAAKQLQLKQKTHDDQVEKLLIEQNRLREQKKLQEDSLALRDKELQTLQQMLSAQPNSKSGVTKASSLQASIGALGISKTPTVR